In the Theobroma cacao cultivar B97-61/B2 chromosome 1, Criollo_cocoa_genome_V2, whole genome shotgun sequence genome, one interval contains:
- the LOC18614278 gene encoding transmembrane protein 64 isoform X1, translating to MEIYNMEYVKIIEEDSCNAGVGFGLPLQEEPIPQTPGNGKSWKQLLSLIAICISLAILAILAIKYIGPFALRKQVVVPVIKWEAVMFNSFELVIIIFASLALFPILCLPSTPSMWVAGMTFGYGNGFLLVMAGVSVGVSLTYFLGSIFHRKIHRLLERHPKHASILRLAGEGNWFHQFQAVTLIRISPLPYIIFNYAVVATNVNYSPYLLGTLVGMVPEVFIALYSGILIRSIAEATQDKRTLSTRQIIFNIVGFCASLMATVFIGIYTKRRLDQQHEEELISD from the exons ATGGAAATTTATAACATGGAGTATGTGAAAATAATAGAAGAAGATTCTTGCAATGCTGGGGTTGGATTTGGATTGCCCTTGCAGGAAGAACCCATACCTCAAACCCCTGGCAATGGCAAATCATGGAAGCAGCTGCTATCCTTGATCGCGATTTGCATCTCTTTGGCAATTTTGGCAATACTTGCAATCAAATATATCGGACCATTTGCATTGAGAAAG CAGGTTGTTGTCCCTGTGATAAAATGGGAGGCAGTTATGTTTAACAGTTTCGAGCTCGTAATTATAATCTTTGCTTCATTAGCTCTATTCCCAATCCTATGTCTGCCCTCTACACCTTCTATGTGGGTGGCTGGGATGACCTTTGGCTATGGAAATGGATTCCTGCTAGTCATGGCTGGGGTATCTGTTGGTGTATCATtaacttattttcttggttctATCTTTCACAGGAAAATTCAT AGGTTGTTAGAGAGACATCCAAAGCATGCTTCTATACTTAGACTAGCCGGAGAAGGAAACTGGTTTCATCAATTTCAAGCTGTCACCCTGATTAGAATCTCCCCGTTGccttatattatatttaactaTGCTGTTGTGGCTACCAATGTCAACTATAGTCCTTACTTGTTGGGGACATTGGTGGGCATGGTGCCTGAAGTTTTTATTGCACTCTACAG TGGGATTTTGATACGCTCCATTGCAGAGGCAACACAAGACAAGAGAACTCTTTCGACCAGACAGATAATATTCAACATTGTTGGGTTCTGTGCATCCCTGATGGCTACAGTTTTCATCGGCATTTACACGAAGAGGCGACTTGATCAGCAACATGAGGAAGAGCTGATATCagattaa
- the LOC18614278 gene encoding transmembrane protein 64 isoform X2, whose translation MEIYNMEYVKIIEEDSCNAGVGFGLPLQEEPIPQTPGNGKSWKQLLSLIAICISLAILAILAIKYIGPFALRKVVVPVIKWEAVMFNSFELVIIIFASLALFPILCLPSTPSMWVAGMTFGYGNGFLLVMAGVSVGVSLTYFLGSIFHRKIHRLLERHPKHASILRLAGEGNWFHQFQAVTLIRISPLPYIIFNYAVVATNVNYSPYLLGTLVGMVPEVFIALYSGILIRSIAEATQDKRTLSTRQIIFNIVGFCASLMATVFIGIYTKRRLDQQHEEELISD comes from the exons ATGGAAATTTATAACATGGAGTATGTGAAAATAATAGAAGAAGATTCTTGCAATGCTGGGGTTGGATTTGGATTGCCCTTGCAGGAAGAACCCATACCTCAAACCCCTGGCAATGGCAAATCATGGAAGCAGCTGCTATCCTTGATCGCGATTTGCATCTCTTTGGCAATTTTGGCAATACTTGCAATCAAATATATCGGACCATTTGCATTGAGAAAG GTTGTTGTCCCTGTGATAAAATGGGAGGCAGTTATGTTTAACAGTTTCGAGCTCGTAATTATAATCTTTGCTTCATTAGCTCTATTCCCAATCCTATGTCTGCCCTCTACACCTTCTATGTGGGTGGCTGGGATGACCTTTGGCTATGGAAATGGATTCCTGCTAGTCATGGCTGGGGTATCTGTTGGTGTATCATtaacttattttcttggttctATCTTTCACAGGAAAATTCAT AGGTTGTTAGAGAGACATCCAAAGCATGCTTCTATACTTAGACTAGCCGGAGAAGGAAACTGGTTTCATCAATTTCAAGCTGTCACCCTGATTAGAATCTCCCCGTTGccttatattatatttaactaTGCTGTTGTGGCTACCAATGTCAACTATAGTCCTTACTTGTTGGGGACATTGGTGGGCATGGTGCCTGAAGTTTTTATTGCACTCTACAG TGGGATTTTGATACGCTCCATTGCAGAGGCAACACAAGACAAGAGAACTCTTTCGACCAGACAGATAATATTCAACATTGTTGGGTTCTGTGCATCCCTGATGGCTACAGTTTTCATCGGCATTTACACGAAGAGGCGACTTGATCAGCAACATGAGGAAGAGCTGATATCagattaa